The Gammaproteobacteria bacterium genomic interval AGATCATACGTCTTTGCAGCCGCAAACCCGAGATCACCGGTAGAAAGCGCCACGACACGATAGTGCAGCCCAAGTCGTTGCAGGATGACCTCAGCATGAGTGGTGAGTTCTTCTAGTACCTGATAAGACGTTTCAGGTTGAACGAGCTGGACGAGTTCCACCTTTTCAAACTGATGTTGGCGTATCATGCCGCGCGTGTCCTTGCCGTAGGATCCTGCCTCGCTTCGAAAACACGGAGTGTGGCTGACGTACTTACGGGGAAGCTCGTCGGCGGGAATGATCTGATCCTGAGCGAGATTAGTAAGGGGTACCTCAGCGGTAGGAATCAGGTAGAAGCCCTGTTCGGGTACAGCAAAAAGGTCCTCCGCAAACTTCGGCAGTTGACCGGTGCCCTGCATACTACGTTCATTGACAATAAATGGAACATAGACCTCCTTGTAGCCGTGCTCAGTGGTATGCACGTCCAGCATGAACTGAATGAGTGCGCGCTGGAGTTGAGCCAGCGGACCCGCCAGCACGACAAATCGGGAACTTGCAATACGAGTCGCCGACTCAAAGTCCATCATTCCAAGCGCCTCACCGAGCTCTGCATGATCTTTGGGTTCAAAATCAAATGCCGGTGGTTGCCCCCAGCGCCGGATCTCCTGGTTTTCCTCCTCGGTCTGACCGTACGGCACGGTTTCGTGGGGAACATTCGGAATCTCTAACAATAATTCTTCGAGTTCAGCTTGCACTGTTTCAAGTTGGTCTTCACTTTGTTGTAACTGCTCACCGAGATCGGCCACTTTCGCAACCAATAGTGCGATATCCTGTCCGTTTGCTTTGGCCTCACCAATCATCTTGGATTGAGCATTACGTTGGTGCTGCAATTCCTGAGTGTCCACCTGCAGACGCTTCCGTTCTGTTTCTAAGCGCTTAAACTCCTTTGTGTCGAGTGTCACGCCACGGCGGGCTATCGCCTTCGCGACGTCGTCGAGTTTCGCTCGGAGCAGATGCGGATCGAGCATGGGTTATCTATGTATGGATAAGGTTTTCATCAAGACAAATTCTTTGACCATGTATACGATAGAATCGCATGGACGGAGTATGCATCATGC includes:
- the serS gene encoding serine--tRNA ligase, with protein sequence MLDPHLLRAKLDDVAKAIARRGVTLDTKEFKRLETERKRLQVDTQELQHQRNAQSKMIGEAKANGQDIALLVAKVADLGEQLQQSEDQLETVQAELEELLLEIPNVPHETVPYGQTEEENQEIRRWGQPPAFDFEPKDHAELGEALGMMDFESATRIASSRFVVLAGPLAQLQRALIQFMLDVHTTEHGYKEVYVPFIVNERSMQGTGQLPKFAEDLFAVPEQGFYLIPTAEVPLTNLAQDQIIPADELPRKYVSHTPCFRSEAGSYGKDTRGMIRQHQFEKVELVQLVQPETSYQVLEELTTHAEVILQRLGLHYRVVALSTGDLGFAAAKTYDLEVWMPGQQRYREISSCSNFEAFQARRIKARWRNPETGKPELLHTLNGSGLAVGRTLIAIMENYQDKDGSFRVPEVLQNYLGGVTVIG